A stretch of DNA from Streptomyces rubradiris:
TAACGCCGACCGACGGCCCGCGCAGGGCGAGTTCGCGCCGCCGAAGACGGTCACACCGGCGCTGCCCGCCGTCGAGACGTTCGCCGATCTCGCCATGCCGGCGCCGCTGCTGGCCACGCTCGCCAAGGAAGGCGTGACCGTACCGTTCCCGATCCAGGCGGCGACCCTGCCGAACTCCCTGGCCGGCCGTGACGTACTCGGTCGTGGCCGTACCGGGTCGGGCAAGACCCTCGCCTTCGGCCTGGCGGCGCTGGCCCGTACGGCGGGCCGGCGTGCCGAGCCGCGCCGGCCGCTGGCCCTGGTCCTCGTCCCCACCCGGGAACTGGCCCAGCAGGTCACCGACGCGCTCGCGCCCTACGCCCGCTCCGTGAGCCTGCGGCTCGCCACCGTCGTCGGCGGGATGTCCATCGGCAGGCAGGCCGGTGCGCTGCGGACCGGCGCGGAGGTCGTCGTCGCGACGCCCGGCCGGCTCAAGGATCTCATCGACCGGGGCGACTGCCGGCTGGACGACGTCGCCGTGACCGTCCTCGACGAGGCCGACCAGATGACCGACATGGGCTTCATGCCCCAGGTCACCGCCCTGCTCGACCAGGTGCGCCCGGACGGCCAGCGGCTGTTGTTCTCGGCCACCCTGGACCGCAACGTCGATCTGCTCGTCCGCCGCTACCTGACCGACCCGGTGGTGCACTCCGTCGACCCGTCGGCCGGTGCCGTCACCACGATGGAGCACCACGTACTCCACGTGCACGAGACGGACAAGCACCGCACCACCACGGAGATCGCGGCCCGGGACGGCCGGGTGATCATGTTCCTGGACACCAAGCACGCGGTGGACCGGCTGACCAAGCACCTGCTGAACAGCGGTGTCCGCGCCGCGGCCCTGCACGGTGGCCGATCCCAGCCGCAGCGCACCCGCACCCTGGCGCAGTTCAAGGACGGTCACGTCACCGTCCTGGTGGCCACCAACGTCGCGGCCCGCGGCATCCACGTCGACAGCCTCGACCTGGTCGTCAACGTGGACCCGCCCAGCGACCACAAGGACTACCTGCACCGCGGCGGCCGTACGGCCCGCGCCGGGGAGTCCGGCAGCGTCGTCACCCTGGTGACCCCCGGCCAGCGTCGCGGCATGACCCGGCTGATGGCCTCGGCCGGCATCACCCCGCGGATCACCCCGGTCCGATCGGGCGAGGCGGAGCTGACCCGCATCACCGGCGCCCAGGCGCCCTCCGGTATCCCGGTGGTCATCACCGCGCCGGTCGTGGAACGCCCCCGCCGCGCCTCGTCGCCGTCCCGGAACCGTAGGGGCGGCAGCGGCCAGGGCCGGCCCGCCGGCGCGGGAACGCGCCGCAGGGCGCAGCGGCGGCCCGGCAACGACTCGGCCGCCTAGCCCGGCGGGTTCCGGGAAGACCCTCGGTCTCCAGGGCCGCACGGGCCCCAGGCCGTCCCGCCTCTACCGAAGGAGACACCCTTGAGGCCAGCACGGACGCAGCACCGCATGCCGGACCCCGCCCCCGTGACCGCGGACGGGGACGTCGAAGGGCACGGGCCCCGGGTGTGGGACGGCATGACCGTCGAGGTGGCTCTGGCCGTCATGGCGGGCGCCCGGGTCGAGCACCTGACCGTGTGCGACGAGGACGACCGGAGCACGGGCCTGATCACCCGTGTCCGGCTCGCCGTGCTCCGCGACAGTTCCGCGTACACCGACCGGATCCGGCTGCGGGACGTCCTCGACGGATCGCTGCCCGAGCCCTGCGCCCGCCCCGATGACGTCGGTGAGCACGGCCGGAGTCCGGGCGTGCTCGCCCTCTCGCACTGATCCGCCTGGCCGGGCCGCCCCCTTCTCTTCCCCGACTTCTCCTCTGTGAGGCATCATGCGCTGTGTCATCGCCCGGTACCCGTTCGACCTGACCAGAACCGGGGTGCTGGACTCGATGAAGGGCGTCAGGCCCGAGCCCGTCACGGGCGCGTCCGTGACCATCGGACGCCGTCGCTACCCCGTCAAGCAGGTCGGCCGGGTCCTCACCCGGCAGGACCCGCGTGACTTCAGCGCCGGCGAGGTCACCCGGGCCATGACGCGCCTTGGCTTCACCTGCCACGACGTGCCCAGGGTCGCACCCGTGGGCGCGGCCGGACCCGATGCGCTCCGGACCGCGTCGGCACTGCTCGGCGGTCCCGGACCCGTGGCCGTATGACGACGGGCGGGAAACCGCCCTCGGTTTCCCGGTGGGGGCTCTTCCGACAGGTGTCGGAAGAGCCCCCACCGCTGTGTCGCCGTCCGCCCGGACACCGCGGGCCGGGCGAAGGGGCCCGGCCCGTGTCTCACCGGTCGGAGTAACTGAGGTCGCCCACGGACCACGCGCTGACGTCCTTGATGGCGACCCGGTACATGCCTCCCGTCTCCGGGATGCCGAGACTGCCCTGGAGGATGCGGGCGAGGTGGAAGTGCAGATGCGTGGGCGCCTCGTCACGGCCGGGCCGGGACCCTCGTGGGTCACGGGAGAAGACGCCCGCGAACGGGCCGAGACGGTCGGAGTCCTTCAGGACCTCCGCCACTCGCTCCCGCCACACGGCCTCGGGAGCCAACCGGCCGGTGATGACGGCGCCGCCGACGACCACGGTCAGCGACATCTGATTGCTTCGCTCGGACTCCACCGCGGCGGAGATGGCGACGAGCAGCTCATCAGGGTTAGACATGACAGCAGAGCTTATGCGGCCCGGCCGCCCCCGCACCGCCCGCGGGGCAGGAAGTGGTCGCACGGACGACCGGACGCGGGCGCCGACCCATCGGCGAGGAGTCGGTCACGCAAGGATTCATGTGCCGTCGAATGAGTAAACCTATTTTTGTCACTGTAGATAGTTGTCGCTGACAGGAGTACGTTTCTCTCGTGGACATGGTCGAGCGAGACCCGCCGGCCACGGACCGGCGGGTGGCAGCCTCCGCCCCGCCCGGCCGGACAGCGGAAACGGAAGGTCGGCACAGCAGCAGGGCCGGCAGATGGTTGAATTTCCTTCGGGGCCCTGGTGCCGTACGGCGCCAGGGCCCCTCTACGCGTTGCACAGCGAGGTGACATGACATCGGACAACCCTCTGAATGATCGTCTGGACGACGACGACTACCCCGCGTACACCATGGGCCGGGCAGCCGAGATGCTCGGTACCACCCCGGCCTTCCTGCGGGCCATCGGTGAGGCTCGGCTGATCACCCCGCTCCGCTCGGAAGGAGGACACCGCCGGTACTCCCGCTACCAACTGCGGATCGCCGCCCGCGCCCGCGAGCTCGTCGACAGAGGGACCCCGATCGAGGCCGCGTGCCGCATCGTCATCCTCGAGGACCAGCTCGAGGAAGCGCAGCGCATCAACGCCGAGTACCGCCGTGCCGCCGGCGAATCGGCGGGCAGCACCGGCTCCGGCTGACCCCACCCCGCCAGGGCCGCGCGACGGCGCTTTGCGACCCCGGGAACGGCTTCGGGCCTCGCACCGCGCCCAGTGCGGAAACCGCCAGGTCAACCGGGGCGCACTGAAGCCCAGCGCGCTGGAGACGGCGGAACTCCTGAACGACCTGGCGCAGTCGGCCCAGCACGCGGTCCTCGCCCGGCCCGACCCGCGCCTCGGCCGGCCTGCCGACCTGGTCGTCGCTCCGCGGGCGGGCACGCGCCCCACCCTGGAGCACGTCACCGGGCACCTGTGCGGCGAGGGCCTGGCGACCCGCACACTCCCCGAGCGGCTCGTCGTCGTGGACCGCTGCCCACGACCGCGACCGGCGAGATCGCCCGCGCCCGCCCGCCGTCAAGCCGCCAGTTGTCCGCGCAGTACCGTCTGCAACCCCACCAGGTTCGGGTTGGCCGAGTTGCGGTCCAGCCAGGTCATCGTGACCGCCGTGCGCAGGCGGGCGTCCTCCACCTCGATCACCGCGACCTCGCGGCGGTCCGCCTGGGCCCGCACAGCGACGTGCGGCAGCAGGGCGCAGCCCATCCCCGCGGCCACGCACGCGCCGAGGGTGCCGATGCTGGACACCTCCGCGACCGGTTCCTTGGCGGCGCCGGAGAAGGCGCCGTCGTACATCTCCCGGAAGCCGCAGCCCCGTTCGGTGGCCAGGAACGGCTCCTCGGCAAGGTCGGCGAGCGGTGCCCGGCCGCGCTCGGCCAGCGGATGGCCCGGTGGGACGATCACCACGAGCGGCTCCTCGGCGAGTGTCTCGGCCCGCAGCCCCGCGTCCGCCGGCGGGGCGCCGAAGGTCAGGCAGACGTCGACGTCACCGCGGCGCACCGCCTTGTACAGCTCCCCCCGGTTGCCCTGGGTGACGCGGACCCGCGCCTGCGGGTACAGCGAGCGGTAGCGCGCGAGCACGCCGGGCAGCAGATGCAGGCACACCGTCTCCAGCGCGCCCACCGCGACCTCCGCGCCGGGCCGGGACACCGCCCAGCGGGCCTCCTCCAGCAGCTTGAGGATGCGCTCGGTGTACTCCGACAGCACCATGCCCTGCGGGGTCAGCCGTACCCGCCGCTGGGACCGGTCGAGCAGGTCCACCCCCAGTTCGCGCTCCAGGGCCTGGATCTGGTCACTGACGCTGGACTGCGCGTAATGCAGTTCCCTGGCCGCCTGGGTGACGCTGAGCGTCCGGGCGACCGTCTCGAACGTCCGAAGATGTCGTAGCTCCACGTCCTGGCTCCCCCTTGCTCGACCCATCGGCTGAGCCGATGTTACCCATAGGGAATTCCCGTCGTCACCAGCGGCAATTCACCTTTCCGGTCCGCTTGAATGGTTTGCGCCGCCCGCACAACTTCCTTTTCCGCGGCGGTAATTCGCGCTGTCCGACGAAGGAGAATCACATGTCGACGCAGGCGGAAACGCGCCGGGCCTCCGTCGCACCGGCACCAACCGACAAGCCCTCGCGGACCCTGCTGGCCGGTCTCTCGCTCGGCTACTTCATGGTCCTGCTGGACATGACGATCGTCTCGGTGGCACTGCCCGCCATCTCCACCAGCCTCCACGTCGGGCTGAGCGGTCTGCAGTGGGTCACCAACGGCTACACCATCACCTTCGCCGCCCTGCTGCTGACGGCCGGCTGGCTGTCGGACCGGCTCGGCGGGCGCCGGGTCTTCCTGTGGGGCCTGGCGGCCTTCGGCGTCCTCTCCGGTGTCAGTGCCGCCGCGAACACCCTCGGCGCGCTGGTCGCCCTGCGCCTGGCGCTCGGTGTGGCGGGGGCGCTGCTGCTGCCCGCCTCGCTTGCGGTGATCACCAACGCCTACGGCAACCCCGCCGACCGCGCCCGTGCCGTCGGCAACTGGGCCGCGATCACCGGGCTCGCCCTGGCCGCCGGGCCGCTGGTCGGCGGCGCGCTCACCGACACCGTCGGCTGGCGCGCGATCTTCCTCATCAACGTGCCGCTGGCGCTGGTCAGTTTCGTGATCACGATGCGCCTGGCCCCGGAGACCGCCATCAAGGAGCGCGGCGGCCTCGACGTCACCGGCCAGGTCGGCGCGGTCGTCGCGCTGGGCGCCCTGTCGTACGCGCTGATCGAGGGCCCGGCCAAGGGCTGGGGAGCCGGGGCGGTGGTCGCCGGCCTCGTGCTGGCCGCCGTGGCCGCCGCGGTGTTCGTCGCCGCCGAGTCGCGGGCCGGGGACGCGGCGATGCTGCCGCTGCGCATGTTCCGCAGCCGCGGCTTCTCCGCCGCGCTCGCCTCCGGTCTGCTCGCCAACTTCGGCCTGTCCGGGCTGCTGTTCGTGCTGTCGCTGTACTTCCAGGAGAGCCGCGGCTACTCCTCCTTCAGCGCCGGTCTGGCCTTCCTGCCGCTGACCCTGCCCACCGCCTTCAACCCGATCTACACCGGGCGGCTGGTCGGCCGCATCGGCCCGCGCCGCCCCGCCACCACCGGGTTCGTCCTGATGGGCGTCGGCGCGCTGCTCCAGGCGCCGTTCACCGGCGACTCCGCCCTGGCCCCGACCGCCACCGTGGCCGGACTGCTCGCCTTCGGCTTCGGCGTCTCCTTCGCCCTGCCCGCGCTGGTGGCGGGCACGGCGAGTTCCGTACCGCCCGAGCTGGCCGGCATCGGGGCCGGCGCGCTCAACTCCGCCCGCCAGGTCGGCGCCTCCCTCGGTGTCGCCGTCCTCGGTGCGGTGCTCAACCTGTCCGCGACCAACGCCGGCGGCACCCGGTGGGCGCTCGTCGTCGGCGGACTGACCCTGCTGGCCGGGGCGCTGATCACCGTGACGGGCCTGCGGGGCCGTACCGCGAGCTGAACCCGCCCCGGCCCCACGCGCGGCGCCCCTGCCCCAGCCACTGGAGGAGCATGGGCGACCGCGTCACCGTACGCCCGTCCCCGGCCGGCCCGCCGGTCCCGCGCGTGGACGGGGGACGACCACCTCGCCTTCGTCACCTGGAAGCCCCGCGCCGCGCGGCTGCCCCGCCCTTTCCCGAACCGGGACACGGCTCATCGCCACCGCACCGGCTGGAATCAGCCAATGCGGAGAGAGGGAAAGGAAAGCCGAACGAACCGTCTTGGCCGGGGCGGGTGTCACCATGGGCGGAACGGCGGAGTTCAGGGGGGCGAGTGGCAGACAAGGGACGTGTGGCCCTGCTCATCGGCGTGGGCGCGAACCCGGGGGCGGAACACCTTCTTCCGCCCCTGGCGGAGACGGTCGCCACGGATCTGGAGGTCCTGGGCACCTCCCTGCGCGGCAGCGGGTACGCGGTGCGGACCCTGCTGAATCCCACCCGCAACGAGATCACGGCGGGCGTCGCCGACTTCTCCGGCGGCGCGCCCCCGGACAGCACGGTGCTCCTCTACTTCACCGGACACGGCGTCCGGATCGGCACCACCGACTACCTGGTCCCGGCCGACGCCCGTGCCCCCGCGAGCGACGACGCGGCCGGGTGGGAGCAGCCGCACGTGCGGGAGTCGCTCCTGGAAGCCGACATCAGCCGCTATCTGGCCAACTGCTCGGCCGGCACCGTGCTGTGGGTGATCGACGCCTGCCGCTGGGGCGTGGGCGAACAGGGCGTGGCCTTCGGCAGCAACGTGGTCGCGGGTCCCCCGCACGGCGGCTTCGCCATGATGACGAGCTGCGGCCCCGGTCAGCCCAGCGGCTTCACGGAGACCGGCAGCTTCTTCACCGCGGCGCTGGCCCGTGCCTTCGACCCGCTGACCGAGGCCACGACGGTGGAGCAGGTGTACCGGGCGACCGAACACGCGACCCGCACGCTCTGCCAACGGGCTCAGCGCCCGCCGCAGAAGGTCGGCGTCTACTACGGCCACGACCTGGCGGAGCGGACCAGGGCCCTGGCGGTCGCCGAGGGCAGGCGGCTGCTCGAACCCTGGCAGGACGTCGTGCGCACGTCCGCCCTCTGGGAGCGGGTCCCGGACGGCGACGCGGAAGCCGTGGCCCATCTCCAGGACTGTCTGTCCCGCCTCGCCGCCCAGGCCGCCCGCCATGTGCACCGCGCCCAGGAGCGGCTGCCGGACCCCTGGGCCGACGACGAGTATCCGGTGCGGCTGCTGTCCGAGCGCCTCCCCCAGCTCCTGCCCAAGGGCGCCGAGCTGTCCGCCCTGGAGGTCACCGCGCTGATCGCGGGCGTCCTGTTGCACGAGACGGCCTGGGCCGACCGGCTGAGCCAGGCCGCCGAACTGCTTCCGCAGCTGGTGTGGCGCCGCCCGGACGCCGACGGTCAGCGGCGGCACTACGAGCAGATCACCGAGCAGTACCCGCAGCTCACCGAGAAACTCACGGACCTCCACACGTGGCTGGCGGACCCCGGGGACGACCGGCACGCCGTCACACTGTGGCTGGTCCACCGCTGGATCGCCGAGCGGTTCGTGACCGACGAGGAGCCCGTACCCGCCGTACTGGCCGACGAGTTCGTGGCCCGGCTGCTGGACGTCACCCCGCCGGCGGCGGGCGAGCGGCTCGGCGGCCGGGCCGGGGCGCTGTCCACGGCGCTGCGCGCGGTCGCCGCGGGGATCACCGCCGGGGCCCCGCCGGACGACGAGCGGCTGCCGCCGGACCGCCACGTCGTGCGCAGGACACCGTGGCGCCTGCGGGTGCGTCCGCTCGCCGCGCTGCTCCGCCTCGCGGGTCTGATCGCCTTCGACACCCGGTGTCTGCCGGAGGTCCTCGCCGAACACCTCGCCGTCTCCGACGCGGTGGTGCCGGGCGAGGTGGTCACCGTGCTCCGGGACGCCTTCTGGGACCTCGACCAGGACGGGAACACCCCGCCCACGCTGCAACTGGACGCGGTGTGCCCGCACCCGGCGGTACACGCCGCGCTCGCCTCGGTCGTCGAGGACGCCGACGACCTCGGCCATCTGCTGCGGGAGTCGGCCCGCCACCTCCCGCGGGAGGAGTCCGCGCTGCTCCGTGCGCTGCCCGCGCGGCTGGCCGACCACCGGCTCCGCCCGGACCGCGCCCGCGGCACGGACGCGTACGACGTGCCGCTCGCGCGGTTCTCCCTGGCGCAGACCGAGATCCGCAGGCTGCTGATGGGTGAGAAGCTGTACGACGGCCAGCCCGCGCTCGCGCTGCGGGAGCTGTACCAGAACGCCATGGACGCCTGCCGTTACCGGGAGATGCGGGTCAGGTACCTGCGCTCGCTCGGCAGGGAACCGGCCACATGGGCGGGCCTGATCCGGATCGAGACCGGCGAGGACGCCCGCGGACGCTACGTCGAGTGCGTGGACAACGGCGTCGGCATGACCGTCGACCAGCTCAGGAACACCTTCACCCGGGCCGGCCGACGCTTCGACCAGTCCCATGCCTTCCGCCGCGAGCAGGCCGCCTGGCTGCGGCACGACAGCTCGCTGCGGCTGTACCCCAACAGCCGGTTCGGCATCGGGGTGTTCAGCTACTTCATGCTCGCCGACGAGATGTCGATCGTGACCCGGCCGGTCGGCACGGACGGCCGCCCCGCCCGGACCGCCTGGCGCGTCGAGATCCCGGTCAGCGGCAGCCTCTTCCGGGTGCGGGAGGACGACGAGCAGGACGGGACGCTGCTGCCCGAGGGCGGCACCCGCGTCCGGCTGTACCTGCGGCGCGCGAGCGCGCTGCCCGACGACTCCGCGGTGGCGGTGCTGCGCTCCCTGGTCCTGCTCAGCGAGTTCCGGCTGGAGGTGCGCGACCAGGACGGCACCGGGGAGACCTGGCAGCCCGGACGCCTCAAGACGGGTGACGGGCCCGGCGAGTTCTCCACCCGGTTCGTCGTCGAGGCCGTGCCCGGCACGCTGTGGTGGGTCTCGGGCAACGGGGCGATCGTGAGCGACGGCATCGCCACGGACCAGCGGCCCTTCGGGTACGTGCTCAATCTGTCGGGCCCGCACGCGGGCGAACTCAGCGTCAACCGCAAGAAGCTGGAGAAGTACGACGTCCTGTGGGCCCGCGAGCAGTTCGCGCGGGGCGCCCGCGCCCTCGCCACGGGGGCCCCGCTGAGCCTGGAGTGGCTGTGGGAGCTGGAATCCCGTGAGCCCTCGATCGCCCGAGTGCTGTGGAAGACGCTGCGCGGGCACGGCGTCCCGGTGTCGGGCGGTCATGGCCGGCGGATGGATCTCGACGAGGTCGGCTGGTTCCGGCTGGACAAGTCCCTCGACGACGAGCGCCTGGGGCACCAGGACAAGAAACTCTCGCAGGCGGTCCGGCCCTGGCGGCTGGCCGCTCTCGGGCCCGGGTTCCGGACCCGAAACCAGGCGGTTCCGCTGTCCCTGGCGGGCCACCCCGTTCCGCAGCCCGGCTGGTCGTACATCGCGGAGAGCGTCGGCGGCGACTGGCGTGACGCGGTGCTGGCCGCCCATGAACAGGACATGACGGTGGCGGAGGTGCTGCGCGTGGCGCGTGGCCTGCGCATCGCGCATCCGCGCCTGGCCGGCCCCGCCGTGCTCACCGACGGCGACCTGGACTGGGAACCGGGCTTCACCGACTGGTGCGTCATGGAGGGGCTCCTGGGCAGCGAGCCCGATGGGCTGGACAGGCTCAAGATCAGCGTCTGGGGGCAGTCCGTGCCCCGCAAGCGACGGGTCGTCGACGAGATGTACTACCGGCACGCCCCGGACGATCTCTCCGGCATCGTCCGTGCCTCCGCCCGCTTCGGCACGCCCCTCGGCGAGCTGGCCGAGACATGCGCCCGGTACGCGCCCTTCGTGGGCCGGCCGCTGGGGGACGTCCCGGACCACCACCGCGACCACGTCTGTTCCGAGGCCGAGCTGAAGCTCCTCTACCTGAAGGAGGACAAGCACCGGGCGCGGCCCGCGATCCACCCCTGGGACGTACGGGTGGTGGCCGCCGCGACCGGCCTCGGCACGGCCGAAGTGACGCGCCGGATGGCCGAGTTCGCCTGGCTGGGCCGCCCCGCGCCCGATCCGGTCCTGGCCGCCCGGTGGGATGCCGTGTCACCGGAGGTGTTCCCGGTCCTGCGCCACTACCTCGGCCACGACGGCGCGGGCCGCCCCGTGCTGCCGTGGGCCGCCACGGTGGACCTGGCCGCGGAGTGCGAGCTCACCGTGTGGGAGGCCGAACGCGTCCTGGCCCGCGAGACGGAGGCCCTCGGAGTCGTCCTCCGCCGGCGCTACACCAGGCGCTCGCCCGGCCGGGACGCGGCACCCTCCCCCGACACGGGCAACCTCGTGCGGTGGCTGCACGACGAGGGCATCCGGCTGGAGGACGGCGTCTCGCTGCGGGACCTGGCGTTCGTCCGCTCCCACGACACGTCGTGGGAGGAACTGTCCTGGTACGCGGACGAGTTGAGGGAGGCCAGGGTGCGGCTGCCCGACGCGGGAAGCCTGCTGCGCGCCTGGGACGACCTCCCGACGCCCAGCAGGTACGCGTTCTCCGGGGAGGACCCCAGCTGGGACGGCGCCGACTATCCCGTACCGGCGACCTCGGCCGTGCTGTTCACCGGAAGCCAGCGGCTCCGGCAGAAGCTGTCGGTGCTGTGGGACACCGCGCACCGGGAGGCCCGGAACCTCGGGCTGAGCGCCGGGCTGGTCGCCCCGCGCCCGCCCGAGGAGCTGGAGGAGTACGCCCCGACCTGGGAGGAGACGGCGGTACTGATCGACACGGGCCCGGACGAGGACCAGGACTACGAGTGGTGGGAGACCCCTCGCTGGACCCCGCTCACCGCGAAAGGGCTCGTGGACTACGCCCGCGGCCGCAATCTCGGCGCGCGGGCGGCGTACCGGGCACTGGCTCCGCTGCGGGCCATCGGCGCGCTCGTGCCGGAGCTGTCCGAGGAGGCGCGGGCCGCTCTGCCGGACGACGTGCCCACCGCCCACGACGCGGTCGCCGTCGACCCGGCGTACCGCGTCTCCCCGCCCGGGACCCCGCTGCTGCCGCTCGACCTGGTCGGCATCGCCGGCCGGCTCGGCGAGTCCGTACGCCACACCTGGCAGCGGCGCATCACCCCCTACCTCGCCCTGGAGGAGGTGCCGCCGTCGATCACCGGCGTCCCCGACGTCGTACCCGGCTGGCAGGACCTGACGATCCTCTCCGCACACCTCGACGGGCGGCTCCCGCAGGCGACCGGCCCGGTCGGGCGGGACCGGATCGAGCGGTGTGCCCGCGCCGTGGACGAGACGCCCGAGTGGGTGCGCGGGCGCCTGGAGGTGTACGCGGACATGTTCGGGCTCCGGTTCGAGTCCGCCGACGTCCCGGGAGAGCGGTCCGGGGAACGGGAGGAGACAGCATGACGCGGGCGCACGATCACGGCGTGCCGTACGCCGACGTGGACGCCGGTGACGTCGACGCCGCCCTGTTCACCCAGGAACCCGCCCCGGACGGAAGCGGAGTGATCGTCTCCGGGAGGTGCCCGCGCTGTCACGGCGCCACCCGGACGCTGTTCCCGTGGGCCCGGCCGGGCACCGGGTCGAAGGGCGGACTGGGACGGCTCCTCGGAAGGGGTACGACGAGCCGGGCGCAGGACGAGCCGGAGCCGCTGCTCGCGGAAGTGCACCTGTGCGAGTGCGGCCACGCCCACCCCCAGTGCCCCCCGGACACGCACTACGTCGGATGCGGCGCGAGCTGGCGGATACGGCGATGAGCACGCGTTCCGACCGCCGCTGGGCCGAACTCGCCCGCGAACTGGAGTTCACCCGGCTTCCGGAACTGCGCCGGCAGGCGGAAGGGTGGCGCACCGGCCTGACGGGCCTGACGGCCCTGTTCGCGGTCCTCGTGCTGCTGAAGGGGCGGGACAACCTCGCCGACCTGTCCGACGCGGCCCGCGTGACCGCCACCGGGCTGCTGTTCACCGCCTTCGTGCTGTTGGTCGCCGGGTCGCTGCTGGCCGTACGGGCGGCGCACGGCACCGTGGAGCGCGAGATCCTCCTGGGCGGGCAGGCGCTGCGCCGCTGGACCGAGCGGGAGGTGGCACGGGTGACCCGGGCACTGGTCCGGGCCCGCCTGTGCTGCGTCCTGGGAGTGGTCCTGGTCGTCGCGGCGCTGTTCGTCGCCTGGGTGACGACGCCCGGGTCCGGCGGGCAGCCGGTGATCGTGAAGACCGGCACCGACGTGCTGTGCGGCGAACTGATCCGCGCCGACCGGAACCACGTGGAGCTCCGCACGGGGACGAACGGCAAGGTCTCGGTCCCCTGGTCGGCCATAGCGAGCCTGGAACCCGGCGAGGTCTGCGGCAAGGAACCGTAGCCCGCGCCCGGGAGGGGCGCGCTCCGGTCCGGGTAACGTCCTCCTCATGCCATTCGATCAGGTCTGTCCGCGCTGTGAGCAGGACTGGGTCCGTCCGTACCGCTTCAAGAGCGATGGCGCGCGGTTCCTGCTGTGCACCGAGTGCGACTCGATGTGGTGGCCCGGCGAGACCGTGGCCATCCGCTGCGCGAGCTTCCTCGACGATGTCGTCGCGGCCCGCCTCGGGGTCGCGGAACCGTGGACCGACCGGGTCTGGGCCGACGTCCTCGAGCCCGTACCCGACCCCGCGCGGTGAGGCGCGCGGGCGGCTCCTGTCGGGTTGCCGCCACCGGTGCCGCTCCGTCCGCAGGCGCCCCGGCAGCTCCTCCCCGTCACGCCTGACGCACCCCTGGAACGGCGAAAAGGCGCTGTTCCAAGGGCTCCGGAGCGCAAGTTAGCGTGAAGCGCGGGCAAACCGGGCCGAACTGACAAGCACCCGGCGGGGCCGCCGCGACGGGAGGCACCGTGACCGACGACCACGACTTCCGGAAGCTGCTCGACCGGCTGTCCGCCGAGGCGGGCGGCGACCAGTGCGACCCGTACACCGCCCTCGCGTGGCCGCCCGCGCTGCCCGGGGACGAGTACTGGTTCTCGCCGGAGCTGCTGTCCGTGCACGGTACGGAGTACGCCGACGAGCTGAGCGACGAGCAGTTGTGCGTCCTCAGCCGCTGGGAGAGCGTCAACTTCTACAGCCTCGGCGTCCACGGCATCCGTGAACTGCTCATCGAGGTGATGCGGCGCCTCCACACCCCCGGATTCGAGGTGCCGTCCGGGCTCTTCCACCGCTTCGTCGGTGAGGAGAACGAGCACATGTGGTTCTTCGCCACCTTCTGCCTGAAGTACGGCGGCCGGATCTACCCGGACAAGAAGCTCCGGCCGCCCTCCGCCGACCAGGACCCCGCGCTGGAGGACTTCCTGGTCTTCGCCCGGATTCTGCTCTTCGCGCAGGTCGTCGACCACTACAACGTACGGCTCGCGGCGGACACCCGCCTGCACCCCACCATCCGGCAGCTCAACCGGAACCACCACCGGGACGAGGGCCGGCACATCGCGTTCGGGGTGCGGCTGGTCCGGCTGCTGTGGGAGCGGCTGGCGGAGTCCGGGCTGGACGAGGAGGGGC
This window harbors:
- a CDS encoding CBS domain-containing protein; protein product: MPDPAPVTADGDVEGHGPRVWDGMTVEVALAVMAGARVEHLTVCDEDDRSTGLITRVRLAVLRDSSAYTDRIRLRDVLDGSLPEPCARPDDVGEHGRSPGVLALSH
- a CDS encoding DEAD/DEAH box helicase encodes the protein MNRTRTTRTRTTGTSRGYDRFGGSGTAGRSGGPRRSGGNADRRPAQGEFAPPKTVTPALPAVETFADLAMPAPLLATLAKEGVTVPFPIQAATLPNSLAGRDVLGRGRTGSGKTLAFGLAALARTAGRRAEPRRPLALVLVPTRELAQQVTDALAPYARSVSLRLATVVGGMSIGRQAGALRTGAEVVVATPGRLKDLIDRGDCRLDDVAVTVLDEADQMTDMGFMPQVTALLDQVRPDGQRLLFSATLDRNVDLLVRRYLTDPVVHSVDPSAGAVTTMEHHVLHVHETDKHRTTTEIAARDGRVIMFLDTKHAVDRLTKHLLNSGVRAAALHGGRSQPQRTRTLAQFKDGHVTVLVATNVAARGIHVDSLDLVVNVDPPSDHKDYLHRGGRTARAGESGSVVTLVTPGQRRGMTRLMASAGITPRITPVRSGEAELTRITGAQAPSGIPVVITAPVVERPRRASSPSRNRRGGSGQGRPAGAGTRRRAQRRPGNDSAA
- a CDS encoding LysR family transcriptional regulator: MELRHLRTFETVARTLSVTQAARELHYAQSSVSDQIQALERELGVDLLDRSQRRVRLTPQGMVLSEYTERILKLLEEARWAVSRPGAEVAVGALETVCLHLLPGVLARYRSLYPQARVRVTQGNRGELYKAVRRGDVDVCLTFGAPPADAGLRAETLAEEPLVVIVPPGHPLAERGRAPLADLAEEPFLATERGCGFREMYDGAFSGAAKEPVAEVSSIGTLGACVAAGMGCALLPHVAVRAQADRREVAVIEVEDARLRTAVTMTWLDRNSANPNLVGLQTVLRGQLAA
- a CDS encoding helix-turn-helix domain-containing protein — translated: MTSDNPLNDRLDDDDYPAYTMGRAAEMLGTTPAFLRAIGEARLITPLRSEGGHRRYSRYQLRIAARARELVDRGTPIEAACRIVILEDQLEEAQRINAEYRRAAGESAGSTGSG
- a CDS encoding DHA2 family efflux MFS transporter permease subunit, which codes for MSTQAETRRASVAPAPTDKPSRTLLAGLSLGYFMVLLDMTIVSVALPAISTSLHVGLSGLQWVTNGYTITFAALLLTAGWLSDRLGGRRVFLWGLAAFGVLSGVSAAANTLGALVALRLALGVAGALLLPASLAVITNAYGNPADRARAVGNWAAITGLALAAGPLVGGALTDTVGWRAIFLINVPLALVSFVITMRLAPETAIKERGGLDVTGQVGAVVALGALSYALIEGPAKGWGAGAVVAGLVLAAVAAAVFVAAESRAGDAAMLPLRMFRSRGFSAALASGLLANFGLSGLLFVLSLYFQESRGYSSFSAGLAFLPLTLPTAFNPIYTGRLVGRIGPRRPATTGFVLMGVGALLQAPFTGDSALAPTATVAGLLAFGFGVSFALPALVAGTASSVPPELAGIGAGALNSARQVGASLGVAVLGAVLNLSATNAGGTRWALVVGGLTLLAGALITVTGLRGRTAS
- a CDS encoding SCO5918 family protein, which encodes MRCVIARYPFDLTRTGVLDSMKGVRPEPVTGASVTIGRRRYPVKQVGRVLTRQDPRDFSAGEVTRAMTRLGFTCHDVPRVAPVGAAGPDALRTASALLGGPGPVAV